The proteins below come from a single Streptomyces tubercidicus genomic window:
- a CDS encoding condensation protein — MDEISRHCLDDSQPETVHIEVHLPGRVDPARLRTAFHRALARHPRILMRQAPVRWWHRHYTWQLTAAPDVDPVDFPPPGPEALARARRRALDACPPLDASPPVRLEVIEEAGGGTVLLLTVHHTALDGPACLRVLATAAALYGGADSAPGPSPVRAAGPGTERPQADDRPAAGQRFSRPARIAAAPSRTPHGDRSGHGGRPGRSTRPEHDDRSKHDARPGHNARPAHDAPPGHGTPPGNGMLLTNLPIPPRPPRAPGQAAPYTVNDQLLVATWLMIARWNRLNAPTGPHGAPSPSTSPITITMPVDDRPRGADMPIGNGTRLLTVGFGPEERRDAGPLTADPPEPDAVARLLRRTAARTRALKAAPPGRQLGVPTTLLTAPVLPVMLRGAVTRALRTAAAPWTSTTLLSNIGRIPYPLDFGDAGRPTAVWFSAPARMPRGLTVTTASVADRIQVALRWSPALLDDAAGARLGDLFRSSLAATAWTPTPADGAAR; from the coding sequence GTGGACGAGATCTCCCGCCACTGTCTGGACGACAGCCAGCCGGAGACCGTGCACATCGAAGTGCACCTCCCCGGCCGGGTCGACCCGGCCAGGCTCCGCACCGCGTTCCACCGGGCGCTCGCCCGCCATCCGCGCATCCTGATGCGCCAGGCGCCGGTCCGCTGGTGGCACCGCCACTACACCTGGCAGCTCACCGCCGCCCCGGACGTGGACCCGGTCGACTTCCCGCCGCCCGGCCCCGAGGCGCTGGCCCGCGCCCGGCGACGCGCGCTCGACGCCTGCCCGCCGCTGGACGCCTCGCCGCCCGTACGGCTGGAGGTGATCGAGGAGGCGGGCGGCGGCACCGTACTGCTCCTCACCGTCCATCACACCGCTCTGGACGGGCCGGCCTGTCTGCGGGTGCTGGCCACCGCCGCCGCGCTGTACGGCGGTGCCGACAGCGCCCCTGGCCCGTCCCCCGTACGCGCCGCCGGCCCCGGTACGGAACGCCCGCAGGCCGACGACCGGCCGGCGGCGGGACAGCGCTTCTCCCGACCGGCCCGTATAGCCGCCGCCCCCAGCCGCACTCCACACGGAGACCGGTCCGGCCACGGCGGCCGACCCGGCCGCAGCACCCGGCCCGAACACGACGACCGGTCCAAACACGACGCCCGCCCCGGCCACAACGCCCGGCCCGCACACGACGCCCCGCCCGGCCACGGCACCCCGCCCGGCAACGGCATGCTCCTGACCAACCTGCCCATCCCACCCCGCCCACCACGCGCTCCCGGCCAAGCAGCGCCCTACACCGTCAACGACCAACTCCTGGTCGCCACCTGGCTGATGATCGCCCGCTGGAACCGCCTGAACGCCCCGACCGGCCCCCACGGCGCCCCCTCCCCGTCCACCTCCCCCATCACCATCACCATGCCCGTCGACGACCGGCCGCGCGGCGCCGACATGCCCATCGGCAACGGCACCCGGCTGCTGACGGTCGGGTTCGGCCCCGAGGAGCGGCGGGATGCCGGGCCGCTCACCGCCGATCCGCCCGAACCGGACGCGGTGGCCCGGCTGCTGCGGCGCACCGCCGCCCGTACCCGCGCTCTCAAGGCCGCACCTCCGGGACGTCAACTAGGGGTTCCCACAACGCTGTTGACCGCCCCCGTCCTCCCGGTCATGCTGCGCGGCGCGGTCACCCGCGCGCTGCGCACCGCCGCCGCGCCCTGGACCTCCACCACCCTGCTGTCCAACATCGGCCGGATCCCGTACCCGCTGGACTTCGGGGACGCCGGGCGGCCGACCGCGGTGTGGTTCTCCGCACCGGCCAGGATGCCGCGCGGTCTCACCGTCACCACGGCCTCCGTGGCGGACCGGATCCAGGTGGCGCTGCGCTGGTCCCCGGCCCTCCTGGACGACGCGGCCGGCGCCCGGCTCGGCGATCTGTTCCGCTCCTCCCTGGCCGCCACCGCCTGGACCCCGACCCCGGCCGACGGAGCGGCCCGATGA
- a CDS encoding class I SAM-dependent methyltransferase, translated as MRDPSLRRSAALFRAFLRERTDPGHCYRLLARDAADQVERYVPLRGAVVADVGGGSGYFTAEFRRRGARCWLFEPDPAELTAHGPPPEGAVLADGYLLPLADGAVDLCFSSNVLEHVADPQTFLSEMIRVTRPGGLIYVAFTNWFSPWGGHETAPWHYVGAARARAHYRRRTGHPAKHTLGVNLFAVHIGPTLRQVRARDDIALVTARSRYAPFLAEAIPRLPGVREFATWNLLLILRRLP; from the coding sequence GTGCGCGACCCTTCGCTGCGCAGGTCAGCCGCCCTGTTCCGGGCCTTTCTCCGGGAGCGGACCGACCCCGGACACTGCTACCGGCTGCTCGCCCGGGACGCCGCCGACCAGGTCGAACGGTATGTGCCGCTGCGGGGCGCAGTGGTCGCCGATGTCGGCGGCGGCAGCGGCTACTTCACCGCGGAGTTCCGCCGCCGCGGCGCCCGGTGCTGGCTCTTCGAGCCCGATCCGGCGGAGCTGACCGCGCACGGCCCGCCCCCGGAGGGCGCGGTGCTCGCCGACGGCTATCTGCTGCCGCTAGCCGACGGCGCCGTCGACCTCTGCTTCTCCTCCAACGTCCTGGAGCATGTCGCCGACCCGCAGACCTTCCTGAGCGAGATGATCCGGGTCACCCGCCCCGGTGGACTGATCTACGTCGCCTTCACCAACTGGTTCTCCCCCTGGGGCGGCCATGAGACCGCTCCCTGGCACTACGTGGGCGCCGCGCGGGCCCGCGCCCACTACCGGCGGCGCACCGGCCACCCGGCCAAACACACCCTGGGCGTCAACCTGTTCGCCGTGCACATCGGCCCCACCCTGCGCCAGGTACGGGCCCGCGACGACATCGCCCTCGTCACCGCCCGCTCCCGCTATGCGCCGTTCCTCGCCGAGGCCATCCCCCGCCTCCCGGGCGTCCGGGAGTTCGCCACCTGGAACCTCCTCCTCATCCTCCGGCGGTTGCCATGA
- a CDS encoding alpha-(1->3)-arabinofuranosyltransferase domain-containing protein: MTQTLRPFPSPGSPDAGGRPTPAPAPPPGQPRCRRWLFAFWALALAGFLAPAPGKMTFETKLGVTTDPWKFLADLGQLWHDRAGLGGIADQYIGYAFPTLPYYGLADLAHVPVWLAERLWMSLIVTAAFWGALRLAERLRVGTGPARLLAAACYALWPTFTLVIGSTSAAALPGALLPWVLLPLTNARVSARIAATRSALLIPFMGGVNAASTLASLLPVGLYLLSRTGPRRARLLAWWLPGVVLATAWWVVPLLLLGLHGENFMPFIEQADTTTGTMSATELLRGAGNWVGYLRFGEPWLPAGWTLTAHPVAVLGSALAAALGLAGLARRDLPERRWLLLTGLAVALIALAGYGGTLGGPLHGLWQDWLNGWLRPFRNIYKFTPGLALALTLGLAHLLAVATERRGTRRIPARRRLPLVTALLVLPALALPFLTGTVLQSGAFTKLPASWERAAAWLHQHSPHSRALVVPATAHGIYTWGSPIDEPLDVLATSPWTQRDFVPFGTPGARRTLDAVEQALLTGSEVPGLRDYLGRAGLHHIVVRNDLDPDQIGYVPPQTVKRTLQASGYRKVAAFGPLTTGGRIPSGAPLQVQGLYPRQRAVEIYRPRDTTEPGPVTTRAVADTAQLSGGPEALLQLSADPSLRHRATVLTGDRHPGLGTPPLQLTADGLRRADTRFGLVNSNTSYTYTAGERNPPDSVQDPGRPPRQILPTTGPGHQTTAVLRGASSVTASTSGNWLFHLPQYDPVNAFDGDPDTAWAEGSTGDPVGQWVRIAFNRPVTLPSALSLTPLPGDGLRAAPTSVRVQTDRGSTEDTLRPDGTPQRVKAPPGRTSWLKVTILGSQTPRAGLSGSGFREISVPGVQVTRLLQLPTDAGRSDAPAEIISLHRGSDPGGLSPVSAESGLHRQFHTGAAAPYGISGQALAVPGPELDQLLDRLAPGHRNRITATADSTAFGFGPSLSPRNLVDGDLTTAWIAGDRPTVHLRWPGRKKIDQIVLAGAGGLATRPEQILVNSPDGAATAGVDENGQARFDPITTDRLDITISKVKPLTLHNPVAGRPLQLPVGLSEIHLPALDSYRTPRPAADARFSLGCGQGPMLAVDGVLHATKAAGYVRDLTERRPVQVRLCAGPARDGRLELPSGRHRVEAGGQGPLGLVGVTLRRGDGAGPGAAGGGPAQEAAGPAQESAGPAQETAAPVRKVSAEDWSGDRRSVAVGAGRAVYLQMHENANDGWQATLNGRRLTPLRIDGWQQSFLIPAGAGGTVELSYAPAIAYDLGLVGGALGVALLLVSALVRRSPRTPPPAALPPPAPSWVLGVLALTAVLALASGPYALIVPALALVAHFRPQLLVPLALVAMVGAGVVAALGAGEPHAAGEGAFSGTAQALALLALTAAVVTVPGGRAARQPASGEGPGMGADGAEPGMGADGAEPGADAYGAGRGSTGLSGLSGLSGRPGTPGPSGPSGSSGSSAPVDPPGAHAPSAPPPLPRRAQSRDGGPAAVGRPIVARGPAPGPGPNWAERHRSRSSGPVRPTGSGPVTPTDNSGEGTTR; this comes from the coding sequence ATGACCCAGACCTTGAGGCCGTTCCCGTCCCCCGGATCGCCCGACGCCGGAGGACGCCCGACGCCCGCCCCCGCCCCGCCGCCCGGCCAACCCCGGTGCAGACGCTGGCTGTTCGCGTTCTGGGCGCTCGCCCTGGCCGGGTTCCTCGCGCCCGCGCCGGGGAAGATGACGTTCGAGACCAAGCTGGGCGTGACCACCGACCCGTGGAAGTTCCTCGCGGACCTCGGGCAGCTGTGGCACGACCGGGCGGGCCTCGGCGGCATCGCCGACCAGTACATCGGCTATGCCTTCCCCACGCTCCCCTACTACGGCCTGGCCGATCTCGCCCACGTGCCGGTGTGGCTGGCCGAGCGGCTGTGGATGTCGCTGATCGTCACGGCGGCGTTCTGGGGTGCGCTGCGGCTCGCCGAACGGCTCCGCGTCGGCACCGGGCCGGCCCGGCTCCTGGCCGCCGCCTGTTACGCCCTGTGGCCGACGTTCACCCTCGTCATCGGCTCCACCTCCGCCGCCGCGCTGCCCGGCGCGCTGCTGCCGTGGGTGCTGCTGCCGCTGACCAACGCGCGGGTCAGCGCACGTATCGCGGCCACCCGCTCGGCGCTGCTGATCCCCTTCATGGGCGGGGTCAACGCGGCCTCGACGCTGGCTTCGCTGCTGCCCGTCGGCCTGTATCTGCTGTCCCGTACGGGGCCACGCCGGGCGAGGCTGCTCGCCTGGTGGCTGCCCGGTGTCGTGCTGGCCACCGCCTGGTGGGTGGTGCCGCTGCTGCTGCTCGGCCTGCACGGCGAGAACTTCATGCCGTTCATCGAGCAGGCCGACACCACCACCGGCACCATGTCCGCCACCGAACTGCTGCGCGGCGCCGGCAACTGGGTCGGCTACCTCCGCTTCGGCGAGCCCTGGCTGCCGGCCGGCTGGACCCTGACGGCCCACCCCGTCGCGGTGCTCGGCTCGGCGCTGGCCGCGGCGCTCGGCCTGGCCGGGCTGGCCCGCCGGGATCTGCCCGAGCGCCGCTGGCTGCTGCTGACCGGGCTGGCCGTGGCGCTGATCGCGCTGGCCGGGTACGGCGGCACGCTGGGCGGGCCGCTGCACGGCCTGTGGCAGGACTGGCTCAACGGCTGGCTGCGCCCGTTCCGCAACATCTACAAATTCACCCCGGGCCTGGCCCTGGCCCTCACCCTGGGCCTGGCACATCTGCTCGCGGTCGCCACCGAACGCCGCGGCACCCGCCGGATCCCCGCCCGCCGCCGCCTCCCGCTGGTCACGGCGCTCCTCGTGCTGCCCGCCCTCGCGCTGCCCTTCCTCACCGGCACCGTCCTCCAGTCCGGCGCCTTCACCAAACTTCCCGCCTCCTGGGAACGGGCCGCGGCCTGGCTGCACCAGCACTCCCCGCACAGCCGGGCGCTGGTCGTCCCCGCGACCGCGCACGGCATCTACACCTGGGGCTCACCCATCGACGAGCCGCTCGACGTCCTCGCCACCTCCCCCTGGACACAGCGCGACTTCGTCCCGTTCGGCACCCCGGGCGCCCGCCGCACCCTGGACGCCGTCGAACAGGCGCTGCTGACCGGCTCCGAAGTCCCCGGACTGCGCGACTACCTGGGCCGGGCCGGCCTGCACCACATCGTCGTACGCAACGACCTCGACCCGGACCAGATCGGCTACGTCCCGCCGCAGACCGTCAAACGCACCCTCCAGGCGTCCGGCTACCGCAAGGTGGCCGCCTTCGGGCCGCTCACCACCGGCGGCCGGATCCCCTCCGGGGCACCCCTCCAGGTCCAGGGCCTCTATCCGCGCCAGCGCGCCGTCGAGATCTACCGACCGCGGGACACCACCGAGCCCGGCCCGGTCACCACCCGGGCCGTCGCCGACACCGCACAGCTCAGCGGCGGCCCCGAAGCCCTCCTCCAGCTGTCCGCCGACCCGTCGCTGCGGCACCGCGCCACCGTGCTGACCGGCGACCGCCACCCCGGCCTCGGCACCCCGCCGCTCCAGCTGACCGCCGACGGACTGCGCCGCGCCGACACCCGCTTCGGGCTGGTCAACAGCAACACCTCGTACACCTACACCGCCGGTGAGCGGAACCCTCCCGACAGCGTCCAGGACCCCGGCCGCCCGCCCCGGCAGATCCTGCCGACCACCGGCCCCGGCCACCAGACCACCGCCGTCCTCCGCGGCGCCTCCTCGGTCACCGCGTCCACCAGCGGCAACTGGCTCTTCCACCTGCCGCAGTACGACCCGGTCAACGCCTTCGACGGCGACCCCGACACCGCCTGGGCGGAGGGCAGCACCGGCGACCCCGTGGGCCAGTGGGTCCGGATCGCCTTCAACCGGCCCGTCACCCTCCCCTCCGCCCTGTCCCTGACTCCCCTGCCCGGGGACGGGCTGCGCGCCGCCCCGACCTCCGTACGGGTACAGACCGACCGGGGCAGTACGGAGGACACCCTGCGCCCCGACGGGACACCGCAGCGGGTCAAGGCCCCGCCCGGCCGGACGAGTTGGCTGAAGGTGACGATCCTCGGCTCCCAGACACCACGGGCCGGACTCTCCGGCTCCGGATTCCGGGAGATCTCCGTCCCCGGCGTCCAGGTCACCCGGCTGCTGCAACTCCCCACCGACGCCGGGCGTTCCGACGCCCCCGCCGAGATCATCTCGCTGCACCGCGGCAGCGACCCCGGCGGCCTCTCCCCGGTCTCCGCGGAATCCGGGCTGCACCGCCAGTTCCACACCGGCGCCGCCGCCCCCTACGGGATCTCCGGGCAGGCCCTGGCCGTTCCCGGCCCCGAACTCGACCAGCTCCTGGACCGCCTCGCACCGGGCCACCGCAACCGGATCACCGCCACCGCCGACTCCACCGCCTTCGGCTTCGGCCCCTCGCTCAGCCCCCGCAACCTCGTCGACGGCGATCTGACCACCGCCTGGATCGCCGGGGACCGGCCCACCGTGCATCTGCGCTGGCCCGGCCGGAAGAAGATCGACCAGATCGTGCTGGCCGGGGCCGGCGGTCTCGCCACCCGTCCGGAACAGATCCTGGTCAACTCGCCGGACGGGGCGGCCACCGCGGGCGTCGACGAGAACGGCCAGGCCCGCTTCGACCCGATCACCACCGACCGCCTCGACATCACCATCAGCAAGGTCAAACCCCTGACCCTGCACAACCCGGTAGCCGGCCGGCCACTCCAACTCCCGGTCGGCCTCAGCGAGATCCACCTCCCCGCACTCGACTCCTACCGCACCCCACGCCCCGCCGCCGACGCCCGCTTCTCCCTCGGCTGCGGCCAGGGCCCGATGCTCGCCGTCGACGGCGTCCTGCACGCCACCAAGGCCGCCGGGTATGTCCGCGACCTCACGGAACGCCGCCCGGTGCAAGTACGGCTGTGCGCCGGACCGGCCCGCGACGGGCGGCTGGAACTGCCGTCGGGGCGCCATCGGGTGGAGGCCGGGGGACAGGGGCCGTTGGGGTTGGTGGGGGTTACGTTGCGGCGGGGGGACGGGGCGGGGCCGGGTGCCGCGGGTGGCGGACCGGCCCAGGAGGCCGCCGGACCGGCCCAGGAGTCCGCCGGACCGGCGCAGGAGACCGCCGCGCCGGTGCGGAAGGTCTCCGCCGAGGACTGGTCGGGGGACCGCCGCAGCGTCGCGGTCGGCGCCGGCCGGGCCGTCTACCTCCAGATGCACGAGAACGCCAACGACGGCTGGCAGGCCACCCTCAACGGCCGTCGGCTGACCCCGCTCCGGATCGACGGCTGGCAACAGTCCTTCCTCATCCCGGCCGGAGCAGGCGGGACCGTCGAGCTCTCCTACGCCCCTGCCATCGCCTACGACCTGGGACTGGTCGGCGGTGCCCTCGGCGTCGCGCTCCTGCTCGTCTCCGCCCTCGTCCGCCGCTCCCCCCGCACCCCGCCGCCCGCAGCGCTGCCCCCACCCGCCCCGTCCTGGGTCCTGGGCGTCCTGGCACTGACCGCGGTGCTGGCCCTGGCCTCCGGCCCCTACGCCCTGATCGTGCCGGCCCTGGCGCTGGTGGCGCACTTCCGGCCACAACTCCTCGTCCCGCTGGCCCTGGTGGCGATGGTGGGCGCCGGAGTCGTCGCGGCCCTCGGAGCGGGCGAGCCCCATGCCGCGGGCGAGGGCGCCTTCAGCGGCACCGCACAGGCCCTGGCGCTGCTCGCGCTGACGGCGGCGGTGGTCACCGTGCCGGGCGGCCGGGCAGCGCGGCAGCCGGCGTCCGGGGAGGGGCCGGGGATGGGTGCGGATGGGGCGGAGCCGGGGATGGGTGCGGATGGGGCGGAGCCGGGGGCGGATGCGTACGGGGCGGGGAGAGGGTCAACCGGGCTGTCCGGGCTGTCCGGGCTGTCCGGGCGGCCTGGAACGCCTGGACCGTCCGGGCCGTCCGGGTCGTCCGGGTCGTCCGCACCGGTTGACCCGCCTGGCGCGCACGCCCCGTCCGCGCCACCGCCGCTTCCGCGCAGGGCGCAGAGCCGTGATGGCGGTCCGGCCGCTGTCGGACGTCCCATCGTGGCCCGGGGACCGGCACCGGGCCCCGGCCCGAACTGGGCAGAGCGGCACCGGTCCCGGTCGAGCGGGCCCGTACGGCCGACCGGCAGCGGGCCCGTCACGCCGACCGACAACAGCGGGGAGGGCACCACCCGATGA